ATAGAGCCAATGTTGCCAAACAAGCCTCGGCTTAGACAATACTTTCGATTGACCAACTTGGAGATCTTGGAAACAAACGTCAGCCCGTAGTTGCTTCTGCCCATCGTCAAGCAAGGTGTTTTTGCGAATACGGATACGAAAGTGGGTACATGGGTCACACAGCAAGTAATCAAACCATTCTTCCCCCACAAATTCTCGGTCTGCGGTCAAAAAGTCGATTTTGCGATCTCCAAATATTTCCAGAAATCGATTACACAATTCACAACGTTCACGGGTGTTCGAGTTACCTTTTTTGTCCAGCATCATCCAGACCAACGGGAATGCGATACCGTGATGCACTACTCCCAATGTCAGCACATTAAATACCGTCTTACCAAATCTCCAATCGGTGCGGTCGATACTGATTACCCATGGTTCAGGTATTTTCATCACTTTGACGACCATTAAAGCGATGCTTTCATAGTCCACTTCAAACTCTCGAAAAAATCTCTGTAACCGCTTATAGTGTGATTCGACTTTGGCTTCTCCACTAAATCCTGTCGCGATTTCCGCTAGGTTTACTGTCTTTACTCGCATTAGTGCGATCAGGAACATCGACACAAATAAGAGTCTTGCTCCATTCCATTGCAGATGTTCATGTAACTTTTCGCAAAATACGCTAATCTCTTTCATAGGGGTTTTATTTGTGATGTGGTTATCTTTTATAAAACCCCTTCCTGTCTACTTTTGCAACTTTTTGTCCTGTACTAAGGTTGCGAAATTAATTTTTCTTGCTTAGCGATCGCCTTTTTGATTATTCAGAGATATCACCGAAGCGATCTCGATACTTTTGTAATAACGCCTCAGCTTGTTGCTTTGCCAATTCCGCTTGATCGGCTCGTTGAGATGCTTGGTTAGCGATCGTCTCAGCTTTCGCTGCTCTTTCATCACCCGTGAGCAATAGATTGCCCGATTCATCCCACCAACGCAACCAGTACAAATCAGCCTCCTGCTTAAGCCCGATCTCCACTCCCATCGGTGCAATATGATAATGACCGCGATCATTGTGTTGCATTTTTACATACTTGCGATCAATTAGGTGATAGACCTCAATTAAAGCTTTACTAGCGTCAAAAATGACATAAAAAGGGATACCAATTGCTTGTTCATAAACCCAAAGCTTTCCTGCTTTTTCACCTTCATGAGGAGATGTATAATCTCTCTCTTCCTTACCACTACCAGATACAAACTCAATCGCAATTAGAGGAACGACAAATTCTTTCCACAATACATAGGAACGCCGAAACTCTCCATTCAAAAGTGGTGGCACATTAGGTACATAAAACCAATCAGGTGCTTCTGCTCCCTTTTCTGGAGGCTCAGTCATCCGCCAATAAATACCGCTATCTTGACCAATGCAATAACGTCCATCGGGATGTAATTTCTGTAAAATCGGTTCAATGGAACTTGTTAAAACAATGCTTTGCGGATGTTCTTGAAAATTCTTCACGAAAGTACCATCAGACTCTGGTAGTTGAGTATGATCAGGGATGTTGATGTTGGCTAATTTAACTACATTTGGGTTAGCTGTTGGCACAAGTGTTTGAGTACTTTCCATCGCAATACCGAGATACACATTTTTCTACTTTAACATAATCTGAATGTGGCGATTAACACAGTCTGTAGGATAAGAAATAGCTAGCGATCACACTCAAGAAATTAGAAATAAATAACCAACCTCGTAGCGTGTGTTAGTGGAGCGTAACTGAATCCAGAGAAATACGGGTTCCTTCGATCCAGTATCCTCAGATCGCGTTGCTCGATATATCGTTTCGCTAAGGTTGGTGCTGCGGTCATAAAGTTTTTGGCTACTCTTTATGTAACTATTTTAAGCGATCGCTTGTCCGTCTAGTAGTTAAGAAGAGAAGTCATTGAAGCCAAGCTCAATAGATACAGCCTTCGCAATTTCTTTCCAATAGATATCCTCTAATACACCCTGTTTATTCTTGATTCTTCGAGCATCTACAGCCCTCATTTGACTCAAATTAATATGCCGATCGCCGCTTAGTCCATTCTTCGGGGTCGGTATAACATTCACAACGAATGGATAAGTTTTTTTATTAGGCAGTAATGGCGCAACTATGGTGGTTAATCCATTTTGATTGCCAATGTCATTTTGCAAAATTAAGCAAGGACGTTCTTTGCCAGTCTCACTGCCGACAATTGGGTTCAGATCGACCCACCATATTTCTCCTCGCTTATAAGTTAGCGTTCCATTAGGCATTTAAACCATCTTCTACAGTAACGTCCCAAACAGAAATCTCTTCTTGAAACATTGGATCGTTTGCTTGTTCTTTATAAGCATTTTCTAGTTCTTTCATAAAAATCCTCTGCTTCTCTTTCCAGAGGATGTCGTTGATAAAACTGCTGCGATTGCTTGCT
This genomic stretch from Pseudanabaena galeata CCNP1313 harbors:
- a CDS encoding IS4 family transposase is translated as MKEISVFCEKLHEHLQWNGARLLFVSMFLIALMRVKTVNLAEIATGFSGEAKVESHYKRLQRFFREFEVDYESIALMVVKVMKIPEPWVISIDRTDWRFGKTVFNVLTLGVVHHGIAFPLVWMMLDKKGNSNTRERCELCNRFLEIFGDRKIDFLTADREFVGEEWFDYLLCDPCTHFRIRIRKNTLLDDGQKQLRADVCFQDLQVGQSKVLSKPRLVWQHWLYIAAMRLEDGDLLIVATAHDPNTAIADYAKRWAIETLFGCFKSRGFCLEATHLQAPERLSKLIALLTLALCWAFSSGLWLAQLNPLKPKKHGRLPKSIFRLGFDFLRHIIFDIHLNSEAFFNSIKFLSCT
- a CDS encoding Uma2 family endonuclease yields the protein MESTQTLVPTANPNVVKLANINIPDHTQLPESDGTFVKNFQEHPQSIVLTSSIEPILQKLHPDGRYCIGQDSGIYWRMTEPPEKGAEAPDWFYVPNVPPLLNGEFRRSYVLWKEFVVPLIAIEFVSGSGKEERDYTSPHEGEKAGKLWVYEQAIGIPFYVIFDASKALIEVYHLIDRKYVKMQHNDRGHYHIAPMGVEIGLKQEADLYWLRWWDESGNLLLTGDERAAKAETIANQASQRADQAELAKQQAEALLQKYRDRFGDISE
- a CDS encoding type II toxin-antitoxin system PemK/MazF family toxin, coding for MPNGTLTYKRGEIWWVDLNPIVGSETGKERPCLILQNDIGNQNGLTTIVAPLLPNKKTYPFVVNVIPTPKNGLSGDRHINLSQMRAVDARRIKNKQGVLEDIYWKEIAKAVSIELGFNDFSS
- the mazE gene encoding type II toxin-antitoxin system MazE family antitoxin: MSKKVSITLDDEVLSFVDRLASNRSSFINDILWKEKQRIFMKELENAYKEQANDPMFQEEISVWDVTVEDGLNA